CTGTTTATGCCTCATGGGTCTACGACCTTCTGGTatattaaaacttgaaacttgaaactctGTTTTTGGAGTTCAATGAATTTTACGAACTTAAACACAAACGGATGCTTACTGTATAATAATATCGCTTAACGTATTTTATTCGTATAACATTCCAGATAAggacaaatacatatgaaatggaattcatcttcaatttTTCATGGATAACAACTTGATCAGTACCATTTTTTACGTTGAAAACAATTACGGATATATCTACCGGTTCGATTTCGTCTAATACGATCTGAAACTTTAAGTTAACCAAAGAATAACCGTAAACTTTTCTATAAGCTATCTAAGTAATACTCATAATCAAAATATCGCTTGAATTATTCATACAAAATCAATAACAGGACAGGTAAAATTACCTTAAATTTGGATCAATTAGTATTGATATTGACTGAAGTTTGTTTGGGGAATTAGTCGGGTGCCATTGAAGTAATTATAAGCGCAAATCAATCCCCAATTACTCGAAACCTTTCAATACTACAACGCAAGTAGCTAGCAAACATCATTAAAAGAGGACGGCAGAACCAGGCcataaaaataaagcattgatATCATACAGTACGTAGTGGtctaatgaaataaaatgaatacagttgCGACTTACTTATCATGAGAAAGgagaattgttttttttaacaaataaaataacatttgagtataactatacattttcatatttagaGCTTTGACATAATCAGGATGTGGACTATGGACTTAAATGCCTCTTTTTATGATAATCTTTATTATTCAGCTGTAATATATcgcattatataacatattttgagAGAGCTGAATAACCTGCCGCCGTCGataattacttattttatttgacaaaatcaTTATTTGAATCCAAATGAGTCTCCTCTGGCTAGTGAAACTCTTCATATAAACAGGGTGAGGTATCGCGTGACTTCGAAGGGGGTTATGTAGATTTGTATTTTAAGAAGGATTGACGGCCTAGTCAATTGTGAAACTATACGGCAATATCAGTTTGAAAACTGATTATGTATATTCGGAAGAAGAACAAAAAACGTGTATATTGTACTGAAGACTTAAGGTATCGGTTACCTTTTTTTAACCGTACTGATAATTAGACCTCTCAAATGACTGAGATCAGACACTTTCACTTGTAATTAATCAGTTGTTTCAAAACTGCCTTGCAGGACAGACtgttaaaatgaagacttttacaCCCTTCTGTGTGTTACTGACCGTTATTGTGTTGGAATGCCTATTGCCAAACGCTCACGGTAAAAACTACACTGATGCAATGAATCTCCGCTCGACTTTACTACAAAATTACCACAAGGATATCGTGCCTCTAGCAAACCAGTCGTCCACCATGAAGGTGAACGTTACTTTGTATCTTTACTCGTTGTTGGAAATTGATAGCGTAAAAGGATCAGTGACGATGCCGCTGATGACAATGTGCACGTGGATGGACGAACAACTAACATGGACGCCGTCAGATCACGGAGGTATTGAGGAGATTGCGTTCTACCAGAGCGAGGTTTGGAAACCTCCATTGAGCCTTGGTACTCCAATAGAATTTGTTATCATGCAAAACGACATGATGCATGTGATTGTGATGCATAACGGAATGGCCATGATGTCCCCTGGAAATATCATCGAGAGCGCCTGCACTTTCAACATGAAGTTCTGGCCCTTTGATAAACAAGTGTGTGATGTCAGTTTCTGGGCCTACGATGTTATAGACAACCAAGTGGAACTAAACATTCCTGACGACGGTTTTGTCAGCCTTGTGACCAAAAACGCTGAGTGGCTATTAGAATCTACGAGGTTCTTCAAACGGCAGTCTGGAATGatgaatgaaattgtttttCGGCTGTACCTGAAACGCCAGTCAGGGTTTTATGTTTTGACCATTCTGCTTCCAATTATTGGCTTGTCAATTCTTGGAACAATGGCTTTCCTTCTTCCCGTCGATTCCGGAGAACGGATTGGGTTTTCAATAACAGTTATGCTATCACTGTCTGTGTTTCTTACAGTTATTGCAGAAGAAATGCCCAAAACATCGGAACCTATTTCCATAGCCGCAGTACTAATTGTTTTTCAGACGGTCTGTGGGTTAGCCGAGACTATGATCGCTATTCTAACCGTGTTAGTGtatcaaaaagaagaaaaagaaaaactgcCTAGCTGGGGTAAAGCGTTTATAAGGGcaaggaaatatatatataaatgtttcactaacaaaGTAGAAGATGAGTTTCACAACGATAACGTCGAGGCAATGAAGGAGTCTACATCCGGGAACCTCAAAAGAAATCAATTACTGGATTCAAACAAAGGTATCACTGAAGAAAGGAAAGCTGACAGAGCAAATGACATTGATAACGACCAAGATGAAGATGGAAATGAAACTTCTGAATGGGTACTCCTGTCTGATGCTAttgacaaagtttcatttatgtttttctttggtATTTGTGTCCTAGTAACACTTGTCCTGATGGTCTACATGATTGCTGGGTCAGAGTATGTGGAATATTGAATATAGCGTAAATGAGTACTTTAAGGTCTAGAAATACCTAATACGTTGgtgttataaaaatgattaaaagtttTCTATAATTGAAATGTAGTGCCATTGTAAAAGTCATGCTAAAGCAAATCACATGTCTTGTTCCCAGTACAACATATGTCTATGATAAAACTCCTTTGGTTAGAAATTGGCCTTTTTAAAGTTGAACTTAGCGAAAccgttattttaaacaaatttatgaaATGCTTATAAGAAAGTGTAAAcgatatgtaaatattttattcaagatatttttgttaacaatttaaaattagtcCTTTTGGAATTTCTGGCTTTTTTGCTAAGTTGAAATTTCCCTCAGATACTGCTATCAAGACCAACCGACCTGTTATAGAAATTTATTTGGTATTATTCAAATCATAAAATTACTATTCAACACGTTTTAACTCAaagaaacaattcaaatatatcgacaataatTTCACCACAGCGACATCTAGTAGTAAATGCAAGTAAAGTATTACACTGACGTTATATTCACATGCAAAACGTTTCTACGTCAAATAGAAAgtacaacaacaatgataaaATGGTGTGTTCCTATCTTAATGTAGAGTTTTTGAACCGTACACAAACCATGTCGGGGTTGCTCTGATTGAAAACAATAACCATAATTTAAATATCCCGTGCGAGTCATGGACTTTGAGTCATTATAACTTTGTGTTTTGAGTGCTGTTTTTTAAATTGCTGtggatgttttattaataaataagtgATTTGATATTGGCCATGTTATTTGTCCGAGGGAAGTCGTATTGGCACGAGGCCGAAGGCCCTGTTTAATTAGCCAATCAGATTCTTTAAAAATGCGGGCTTTATATCTATATCACTTTTCGGCCCGAGGCCGCTAACTGATATAGATGTTGGCACTGTTAAAGAGAAGGCTTTTGTATTATTGGACGAGGCAAATGCTGCaaattttatgttcatttgaTGCTTCTtctgcattatttttttaccattaacctgttaattaaaagtaaaaaagttgtacCATTTCATAATATCAagtttttaattgtaaaactaCCACGGCAAATGGTTAAACtgttaacaaaatgtaaatggATATGAATATCGCCGTTTCAGATCTTAACAGTCCTCAACTCATGCATTGCACCTTGTTGGAAAGTGTATTCTTTGTTTTCGTCAAAACAATAAATCCCATATCGGAACATATCAGACATTACAATTACTTTTGCtcaatataaattgaataaaggAAGGAAAAAACTTGATAAATACGTTCcccatatttttcataattcaGTGATAATGTCACTTtcacttaaatattgaaatatttcttaacgTAGTTCGATAATATGtggggttttttttcaataaaataatgatttatctGTAACCGTAGGTCGATACtattatatatcatgtatattaaaataaataaattactcGGCCTAAGTTTGGTCCCATGCCACTTTCActagaataataaaaaagactttaaataaAGTGCGATAGTATGTCACTTTCACTTAAAATgaactatttaaacatattctgaTTGTGTGTCGGTTtcattacaataataaaatagtttaaaagttCGATGTTTTGTTACTTtcactaaaataattaaaacctttgaaaatagTCTGCTTATATGTTGTGACCGTAGTTCAACTCTTCTGATCCTgtccattgaaatatttgtgaccGTAGTTCAACTCTTCTGATCCTgtccattgaaatatttgtgaccGTAATTCAACTCTTCTGATCCTgtccattgaaatatttgtgaccGTAGTTCAACTCTTCTGATTCTgtccattgaaatatttgtgaccGTAGTTCGACGTTACTGTTACTGTCcattcaaatatttgtgactgTAGCCCAACTCATCtgtttgttgaaatatttgtgacaGTAGTTCAACGGTATTGCTCCTGTCCTTTTAAATACTTGTGACTGTAGCCCATCTCTTCTGATCCTGTTCgttgaaatatttgtaacaGTAGTTCAACGGTACTGCTTCTgtccattgaaatatttgtgaccTTAGTTCAACTCTTCTGATCCTgtccattgaaatatttgtgaccATAGTCCAACTCTTCTGATCCTgtccattgaaatatttgtgaccGTAGTTCAACTCTTCTGATTCTgtccattgaaatatttgtgaccGTAGTTCAACTCTTCTGATTCTgtccattgaaatatttgtgaccGTAGTTCAACTCTTCTGATTCTgtccattgaaatatttgtgaccGTAGTTCGACGTTACTGTTACTGTCcattcaaatatttgtgactgTAGCCCAACTCCTCTGATCCTGTTCgttgaaatatttgtgacaGTAGTTCAACGGTATTGCTCCTGTCCTTTTAAATACTTGTGACTGTAGCCCATCTCTTCTGATCCTGTTCgttgaaatatttgtaacaGTAGTTCAACGGTACTGCTCCTgtccattgaaatatttgtgaccATAGTCCAACTCTTCTGATCCTgtccattgaaatatttgtgaccGTAGTTCAACACTTCTGATTCTgtccattgaaatatttgtgaccGTAGTTTAACTCTTCTGATCCTgtccattgaaatatttgtgaccATAGTCCAACTCTTCTGATCCTgtccattgaaatatttgtgaccGTAGTTTAACTCTTCTGATCCTgtccattgaaatatttgtgaccATAGTCCAACTCTTCTGATCCTgtccattgaaatatttgtgaccGTAGTTTAACTCTTCTGATCCTgtccattgaaatatttgtgaccATAGTCCAACTCTTCTGATTCTgtccattgaaatatttgtgaccGTAGTTTAACTCTTCTGATCCTgtccattgaaatatttgtgaccATAGTCCAACTCTTCTGATTCTgtccattgaaatatttgtgaccGTAGTTAAACTCTTCTGATTctgttcattaaaatatttgtgacCATAGTCCAACTCTTCTGATCCTgtccattgaaatatttgtgaccGTAGTTTAACTCTTCTGATCCTgtccattgaaatatttgtgaccATAGTCCAACTCTTCTGATCCTgtccattgaaatatttgtgaccGTAGTTTAACTCTTCTGATCCTgtccattgaaatatttgtgaccGTAGTTCAtcgatttcatgttttgttttgcttttgtttatatCAGTTTGAAGATAAGAGTGAAACttagtttaaaaagtatttgattgcggatttaaatgtatatatatttattatttttatttgtattaattttgtatttgttttaatatacgaTTAAGTGTTAATATCTATCAATACTGCAAATACAATGTTCTATTTTGACCATCATTGTCGTTAATGAAGATGTGTTCCCACAATAaacgtttatattttatttaaggtatTCGATGTACAAATGAGATGTTCGTTTTGCCATGTCATTGACcgtaatattatgttttatgcctGTCGAACCAAAAGAAGTTTGGCAAAAGAGAAAAGGGTATTGCTTTCTAAATAACTGATATGtaaaaataccttaaaaatTACCCAAAGTACATATTGCtgcagtttgtatattttttttccactGAATTCGGAAATGAATCGAAATACTTTTTAATCTTTAAGGTCAAAACAGCGAAGAAGATCCGTATGATATTCACAGTAGTTGATTGGAATGAACTTCTGTTTATGGTGTCAAATGTCCTGTTAACATTTAGTGATATTTAAccgaaaatatttatttttctttagatTTATCAAAGGGATCTGTCCTTCGAACGATCAAGcttaaaataactatgaattactgaaGTTTTACAATGTACAATCTCGAAATGCCTAAATAAGTCAGATATTTGatgaatctgaaaaaaaaacaaaatactatatTGTTAAAGTTTAATGTCACTGAATAAATTACtggtcatatgacaccaaagcaggagttcattcccatcaaaCTACTGTGTTATTGTACAGCATACAGTGTCCATCGGTTCCTTTTTCTACGAAATGACAGTTACAATTGCGGCGAACGCCTAGGAGCTGTAAACAACCATGTTAAAAAACAACTCTtagtctgttttttttttacttcaaatacaatggaaactacagggacaagcccagttgtcAAGACTCCAGGAACAAAAACCTTGTTTAGGGGTACATGTTAAGAAAAAAACCTACCCTAAACGTGAAAGACAAACGCACAAACACcgcaaacaaaacacacacgcATCAACATTGTACTAGTGTATTGATACACAACAACAAAAGTACACATCAACATTGTACTAGTGTATTTATACACAACAACAAaagtagcagcagcaacaacaataacaaccacaatctaaataactttttttttcaatcgtgACTATATCGTAACAAACGTTTAAATTATAAGAGGTACAGCtgaaatacttatttgaaataattgtacCCAGAAGTGGATGCCATCGTTCGTCTTTGGTTTTGGTGAGTTGGGCAGGGACATAATTCAACACTTGTAAAACAGCTATGTACCTTGCTTTATTAACGTGTGTTTATTGTCTCTTGCAATATATGTTCTAAGTTTCATGAGAATTcctttattttctttcaatatttaagttattgcACGATGACGATTAATCAAAACACATCGGCCAATATCCAATAACTATCCCGAAGCCtttcggaggtggccgagttgttacgattggatGATCTATCGAAAAGTGCCAGgctaaaataacttgtttcGCGAACGAGTATCAAGACTATTTATTTAGCAGAAAACAATCGCTAATTACCTGAAGCCTTCCATTATTACAACAATAGTACAAGGTaaatattattacaattgtAGGGTAGTACCAGGTCATAGATCTATATAATTGATAACGTTTATTCTGGTATactaattgaattaaaaataacacGAGTGTGACTTAAACATTATACGAATGGAGACTATTTATTCACTGATAAACTGCCAATATGATTATAAACCCCTTTTCTGATTTCAAACAGTGATAAAAACAGCAGATGGACTGTGGTGAATTTATATCATCTACTAAAATGTGTATGTAATcttcataaatattgataaagttataaaaacagACCGTGTAGCTAACTGTAAAGCAATACTTTTTTGAAGAGTgttaacatacattttacataccaaatataacaaaaaacgaTAGCATTATAATGAAAGCATTAGTTCAATAActtatataagcatttaagcTATCATCTTAACCTATTGACCGTACGGAAAATTAAACCTCAGCattgattgaaattaaaatatctcACTCATAGTTAATCAGTTGTTTCAAAACTGCTTCAAAGGACAGACCGTGAAAATGAAGACTGTTGAACCATTCCGTGTGTTTCTAACCGTTATGGTGTTGAAAACTTTATTTCCTTACTCGCTCGGTAAAAATTACACTAACGTGATCGATCTCCGAACGGCTTTGCTAACAGATTACCACGCGGATATTGTGCCTCTAGCAAACCAGTCGTCCACCATGAAGGTGAACGTTACGCTCTATCTTTACTCGTTGTTGGACGTTGATAGCGTTAAGGGGTCAATGACGATGCCGCTAATGACAATGTGCACGTGGATGGACGAACAATTAACATGGACGCCGTCAGATTACGGAGGTGTTGAGGAGATTGCGTTCTACCAGAGCGAGGTTTGGAAACCCCCATTGAGCCTTGGTACGCCCGTCGAGTTTGTCATCATGCAAAACGACATGATGCATGTGATTGTGATGTATAACGGAATGGCCATGATGTCCCCTGGAAATATCATCGAGAGCGCCTGCACTTTCAACATGAAGTTCTGGCCCTTTGATAAACAGGTATGTGATGTGAGTTTCTGGGCCTACGATGTTATAGACAACCAAGTGGAACTAAATATTCCTGACGACGGTTTTGTCAGCCTTGTGACCAAAAACGCTGAGTGGATATTAGAATCTACGAGGTTCTTCAAACGGCAGTCTGGAATGATGAAAGAAGTCGTTTTTCGGCTGTACCTGAAACGCCAGTCAGGGTTTTATGTTTTGACCATTCTGCTACCAATAATTGGTTTGTCATTTCTTGGAACAATGGTGTTTCTTCTACCTGTGGGTTCCGGAGAAAGGGTTGGGTTTTCAATGACAGTCATGCTATCTCTGTCAGTGTTTCTGACAGTTATTGCAGACGAAATGCCAAAAACCTCGGAACCTATTTCCATAGCCGCAGTACTAATTGTTTTTCAGACGGTCTGTGGCCTCACAGAGACTATGATCGCAATCATGACTGAGGTACTGAACGCCaaacatgaaaaagaaaaacagccAGGATGGTGTAAAGCGTTTGTAAAAGCCTCACAATATAAGTTTTGTTTCAACAACAAAGTCGAGGATGAACTTCAACATGATAACAGAGCGGCAAAAGGAAAGCCTACATCAGCGAAAAGAAATAAATCCCTAGCATCCAACAAAGAAACTATTCTAAAAAAAGAGATTGATGACAGAAAAATAGACATAGATAACAATAGCGATGAGGATACAGATGAGACGTCTCAGTGGAAACACCTCTGTGATGCGATAGacaaagtttcattttgttttttcttttgtatttgtttgctAGTTACAATTATTCTTATGGCCTACATGATTGCTGGCTCAGCGTATGaagaatattgaatacaatcaaaacccGCGATGTTGAAGTCCTTGGGACCTTGGTAAATACTTCGAGATGACGACGATTTGATATAATCGAAACACAAAAAGCGTTAAAAAACACCACTTAACTGTTTAGGAATATGTAGAACTTCCAAACCATACATTCGTTTTTTGcacatatgttaaatataaaactctttGTCAGATAATGACTCACTTTAAACAAAGGGACATAACATAGGTCAGATAATGACTCACTTTAAACAAAGGGACATAACATAGGTCAGATAATGACTCACTTTAAACAAAGGGACATAACATAGGTCAGATAATGACTCACTTTaaacaaagggacataacttaGGTCAGATAATGACTCACTTTAAACAAATGGACATAAAATAGGTCAGATAATGACTCACTTAAACAAAGGGACATAATATAGGTCAGATAATGACTCACTTTAAACAAAGGGACATAACATAGGTCAGATAATGACTCACTTTAAACAAAGGGACATAACATAGGTCAGATAATGACTCACTTTAAACAAATTGACATAAAATAGGTCAGATAATGACTCACTTTAAACAAAGGGACATAATATAGGTCAGATAAAGACTCACTTTAAACAAAGGGGcataatataggttgatgcaaacatatttgtttaattgttatgatttattatgataataaataatttgacttaaatcatcaaaacaaacaaaaagcatatgatttgtgtaccgataaaaaatgagatttttcaattattgacgTTATCGTTGCGTTCATTACTTTCAAAAGTCAAATCCGATAATCTTACTAGATTATTAGAGATAAATCGACAACTCGAGATTTTTAGCAACATACGCCGTCAgattaacaaaatttatttttacttgaaATCGTTTTATCAATCACTCATTCGATCTTTATTCATTTAAACTACTATGGTATACGTTCATAAGTTTATATGTTCATAAactttttacatacattttttatttagggGAATTTAACTGTGACAAAATACTTATAGCATGATACATGTAAGGGATTTTACTGATaatatgtgatatatatttgaaaCCTGTTAGTCATTCTGCTGTTAATATGTAAGATATCATTTCTGTACACTACACTATAAGATATTCactaaaaatcatatatttgtttctatttcaaaACTATTCCATATTCGCATCTCACTAAAATTAACAATGTCAACGAAATGTTTCACCTTATAGATATACTACAACTAGCTTCAATTTTTCGATGTTCATCATTCACCATTTTTGGCATTACCATTATTTATCAGGGGAGggtttgggtttttttttttttgggggggggggaggttaGGTTATCGACCGTGAAACGTGTACAGTCGAATGATAACCGTCCTTTTTTGACATTAGGAAtatttgcatgcaagcacagtTTCAACACACATAGAAATGCCGTATTTGCCGAGAAAAAAAGTAAGATTGtgataaaatcaacacgtttatttgtaaacattgcatcGTAACCAACAATATGTTCAGTAACGTTTTTATCTACCAAACTAAGATGCcgatcgaagaatatgtttttcgctaCATAATTGATgcgtatattttttaaaatttaataaaaatgttcactTACCAGGTAGTATTTGTATTAGAACcggtatttattttacaaatccgccattttgtttgcaatcGAGCACTTTTCTCACCTAatttttgcatgaaacgaaattacatTAAATGAAGTATGTTCGTCATATATCTataattcataataattatgtttattttaatgagataatgaaatatttgttcacAAAGTTCGTTACAACTGTTACTGAtcattgatatcattttttgCCCTTTTGGTTAACATCAGTCTGATATTTTGGTGgtaattttttgtttaaacgtGATTTGGTtgctgtttaaatgtttatgtttatatgcttacttgattttttatcaatgaaaattgtATAAGTATTACAATAAACGTTTGGTGATTAAGCTCTGCAAACATGTTACAGAATCACTATGTATTCGTAATACTAATCtcaataattattcataataaaGTTCATCCTCTGTTATAATACTGTTTGCAATACGGTGACATTATTTCgttttaatgtacatatatttatacctTAAACATCAATACTGTACTCttttcttttccttttctttaaaaaaatactatactTTTTACCTTGACgatgtaatacaaaatacatgtttattttcgCACTTTCCATTTACATACACTTAACATAAATACTTCAATTCCATGTATTTAGACGATGTACTTATGTAAAGATCTTAATAAACGTATATTATGTgctttcatgttttaataaaatgtatcaatatttaaaaaacaatttatgttcttACCATTCTTGATGCGTTCTGATGCTGTATACCCAAAGGTAACgctttaattttgttaaaccaatggaCACTTTTACAGCAAATTCTTTGGGTTCTATCCAAGAAGCagaaacataattgttattaatttcatttcaaaataacgtATTTATATAAGTGacttacaataaaaacaatgacagtatAAAGATCCATAAGTTTCCTTTTGATTTCTACGTTTTTACACTTCTCGGGAACGCCATCGACCCCATACAAGCTCCAAACAAGCTTTTTGCGATAGCAGTCGTTTTATCGTTGGCGCTGTcgtgaaatatcaaaatatcgcTATCGAACCTATACTACACCCAAACCAAACTCTCTGTTAAACCATTAGTTTTATCGCTGGTTCCGccgtgaaataaaaaaatatcgcgATAGAAATTATACTACGCCCCAAACATACTCTCTGTCATAACATCAGTTAATATCGCTGGTTCCGCcgtgaaatatcaaaatatcgcGATAGAAATTATACTACGCCCAAAACATACTCTCTGTCATAACATCAGTTTATATCGCTGGTTCCGCcgtgaaatatcaaaatatcgcGATAGAAATTGTACTACGCCCAAAACATACTCTCTGTCATAACATCAGTTTATATCGCTGGTTCCGCcgtgaaatatcaaaatattgcgATAGAAATTATTCTTCGCCCCAAACATACTCTCTGTCATAACATCAGTTTATATCGCtcttatttgacatttttaacgatgtgtttttgtttttatacacGAACTTTTTGTTCACTGCCTGGCCTTATAAATTTTACCATCGGATAACAATCTCTTGTATTGCTTTGAACAGTGACAGCCATACTCTTCATATAAGGGGGGAGTATGATCAGTTGTTGCAGTTATGCATTATGAATATAGTGCCAGGATTTTACTCCCATGTTCTCggctatttttattaaaaagtttgaTTATGTAATAATAAAGTTGCACTTTAATCGTACTGTTATTCTATGCCATACACGCTATAGATAGAAATATTGCGCAAATAGCTCACAATTTATGTATAGTAACCAGGTTTTGCGAAG
Above is a genomic segment from Mya arenaria isolate MELC-2E11 chromosome 2, ASM2691426v1 containing:
- the LOC128214108 gene encoding acetylcholine receptor subunit alpha-like, translated to MKTVEPFRVFLTVMVLKTLFPYSLGKNYTNVIDLRTALLTDYHADIVPLANQSSTMKVNVTLYLYSLLDVDSVKGSMTMPLMTMCTWMDEQLTWTPSDYGGVEEIAFYQSEVWKPPLSLGTPVEFVIMQNDMMHVIVMYNGMAMMSPGNIIESACTFNMKFWPFDKQVCDVSFWAYDVIDNQVELNIPDDGFVSLVTKNAEWILESTRFFKRQSGMMKEVVFRLYLKRQSGFYVLTILLPIIGLSFLGTMVFLLPVGSGERVGFSMTVMLSLSVFLTVIADEMPKTSEPISIAAVLIVFQTVCGLTETMIAIMTEVLNAKHEKEKQPGWCKAFVKASQYKFCFNNKVEDELQHDNRAAKGKPTSAKRNKSLASNKETILKKEIDDRKIDIDNNSDEDTDETSQWKHLCDAIDKVSFCFFFCICLLVTIILMAYMIAGSAYEEY
- the LOC128214103 gene encoding neuronal acetylcholine receptor subunit beta-3-like, with amino-acid sequence MKTFTPFCVLLTVIVLECLLPNAHGKNYTDAMNLRSTLLQNYHKDIVPLANQSSTMKVNVTLYLYSLLEIDSVKGSVTMPLMTMCTWMDEQLTWTPSDHGGIEEIAFYQSEVWKPPLSLGTPIEFVIMQNDMMHVIVMHNGMAMMSPGNIIESACTFNMKFWPFDKQVCDVSFWAYDVIDNQVELNIPDDGFVSLVTKNAEWLLESTRFFKRQSGMMNEIVFRLYLKRQSGFYVLTILLPIIGLSILGTMAFLLPVDSGERIGFSITVMLSLSVFLTVIAEEMPKTSEPISIAAVLIVFQTVCGLAETMIAILTVLVYQKEEKEKLPSWGKAFIRARKYIYKCFTNKVEDEFHNDNVEAMKESTSGNLKRNQLLDSNKGITEERKADRANDIDNDQDEDGNETSEWVLLSDAIDKVSFMFFFGICVLVTLVLMVYMIAGSEYVEY